Part of the Panicum virgatum strain AP13 chromosome 4N, P.virgatum_v5, whole genome shotgun sequence genome is shown below.
ttagtggaaatcgggatcaaggtgaccgtggtgtTGATCATGGAAGAGACTTAATTGCCGAGAAGCGAttctcttagtgagtgcttcaacaacgtggaagTAGGTGTgcttttgtggctaaccgaaccacgggataaacacctgTGTCGAAagtttgcttcctcctatcctgctctttacgtttccgtatttcatactagcaattcttgtgtgcctttactttcatagagtagtatgttaataggaaaggctataggttgctaaactcttttgggataggggtttcacactagaaaagccatagttgcacatatagatatcatattttagtttaatattgtgcaaagtatttggagccataggttaaggttttaacttGTCTAATTcaccgcctcccccttttagGCTATAGCACGATCCGATCACTTTcacttagctcatgtcatgctagttttatGATTTTGTGATCCTCTTAGTAATTGCTCAATTGGGATCTTCATTGATataatacaattggatcatgattcatgggactaactccctaggctattAACTTTTCCTTTGAGTTCTATTGTCTTGCAaggcctttttaggtgatttgattccaaagggggagaagtttaggTCAAAGCAAAAAAAGTATGGATAAAAAGTGTGAGTAGCTTTGACAAAGGGGGGGGGAACAAATGGGATGAtggatttagggggaggccaagttgacattggatggtggtaagcatccaagcaagtgtaagtgatttaatttttcaatttttgcaaaatttatgcttgctttgattgtgttgtcatcaatcaccaaaaaagggagagattgtaaggaacatggccccattagaccattgtttgtgattttggtgattgtgtgacaacataatcaatgggactaacaagtttgtgagatcacatttATATGATTTTTAGGTTCCATGGATGATGTCCAATTCACCGTTGAGATGTGTCCAATCCACCACTAAGACGCCAAACCATAGTGAAAAAGCAGaaaacagtagcaccggttgaaccggtctaaccggtaggcttcggatacaccggtgctcTATCTCCGGTGCAATAGGCCTTGCTATGCTCAGGCCACGTGGAGAAAGTCAAGTGgcaccggatacaccggtgatGTCAAGATTGAGGTTTCGGTGCAAGCACCATACCATCactcagagacgatgtcaagcaatGGAGAACAAATGGTTTaggaccggttacaccggtgcctcACCGgagcaatgcaccggtgcaatatcGCGGAAGCTGAGGAGAAAAGGTTCAGAactggttgaactggtgcatcACTGGTGCAacgcaccggtctaaccggtggctTTTGGAATGCAGTGTCATAAGGCCAACAGATAGTTGCAGGCCGTGAGtgaccggatacaccggtgccccACCACTGCTCTAACCGGTGCCCTGCGCAGAAAAGGTCCAACAGCTACAAATGACTCTATGGActtggtgggctatatatataccATCCCCCGGACATTTTaaggttgctggagttcagagacATCACACCAACATTCAAGAacactccaagccatccaagagcttagtgatcatatctttagtctttagcacacatttgagagtgttagtgctaggttagctctttagagagtgagagagcaagtCTTTAAgcttttgtgctgtggttctttagtgaaccaacaAGATATGTTTGTGCGTCGGacccttggagctttgaggctcaccggcaacgtcacgaccctccgacttggtgtggagcggcgtgaaTGACCTTGTGcggggggacgtggagaccaccatcctttgtggaggagctccttagtggaaatcgggatcaaggtgaccgtgattttgatcacggaagagacttgattgccgagaagcgatactcttagtgagtgcttcaacaacgtgaatGTAGGTGTGACTTTGTGgttaaccgaaccacgggataaacacccgtatcaagagtttgctttctcttaTCCCActctttacgtttccgcattttatactattttctttatgtacctttactttcatagagtagtattttGATAGGAaaagctataggttgctaaactcttttgggataggggtttcacactagaataaccgtagttgcacatatttatagtatattttaatttaataatgtgcaatttagttggagccatatgttaaaattttaagttgcctaattcaccccctcctcttAGATTAGAGCACACGATCCGATCACTTTTACCCTATTTAATTATTGTCCAATCAGATGGAcgtagaatatttttttatgaaacactGTAGAGTATGTTAGAAGTAGACTATGTCCTAAATCAATATATATAGCACGCCGCGCTTCGTTGACCTGTCAGGCGGTGTACCATTTTCTGAGACCCTCCAGCTCAAATGGCTTTCCTTCGTGCCGCGACTTCTCCATTTCCATACGTGCTCAGATGCTTCTGCAACGTGCGCTCCGTATTCCTAGGTAGGCAACAATATTGTACTGCAAATCCTAGCTGGAACTGATGCGCTACTTTGGCTTTAAATGGACGCAGAGGAGCTCACTAGCTCTAGAGCCCACAACATCACAAAGCACATCGTGCAAGATCAGAGCAGCAAAAATGGCCGTGCTCCGACTCCGAGCATTGGTGCTCGCCGTTTGCCTCGTGTGTTTTTACGCCCCCGCCCCGtcctgggccgccgccggcgacttccTCCGGTGCCTCTCGGCATCCGTGCCGAGCCAGCTCCTGTTCACCCCCGGCTCGCCTTCCTTCAGCTCCGTCCTGGTGTCGTCCATCCGGAACCCGAAGTTCCTCACCCCCGGCACGGTACGCCCGCTCTGCATCGTCACGCCCATCAACGCCTCCCACGTCCAGGCCGCTGTGCtctgcggccgccgccacggcgtcCGCGTGCGGGTGCGCAGCGGAGGGCACGACTACGAGGGCCTCTCTTTCCGGTCCGTCCAACCCGAGGCGTTCGCCGTGGTCGACCTCGCCAACCTCCGCTCCGTGCGCGTGAACCGGGCCAGCGCCACCGCGTGGGTGGACTCCGGCGCCACGGTCGGCGAGCTGTACCACGCCGTCGCGAAGGCGAGCGGCGACCGGCTGGCCTTCCCGGCCGGCCTGTGCCCGACCATCGGCATTGGCGGCCACTTCAGCGGCGGTGGCTTCGGCCTGCTGCAGCGCAAGTACGGCATCGCTGTCGACCACGTCATCGACGCTGTGCTGGTCGACGCCCAGGGTAGGTTCCTGGACAAGAAGGCCATGGGGCGTGAGGTCTTCTGGGccatccgcggcggcgggggcgagagcTTCGGCATCGTGCTGTCGTGGCGGGTGAGGCTCGTTCCCGTCCCACCGAAGGTCACGACGTTCATCGTCCCTGTGTCCGTCAACGACGGCGCCGTCGACGTCCTGACCAAGTGGCAGGAGATCGGCCCGGCCCTCCCGGATGACCTGTTCATCAGGGTGGTGGTCACGAACGGGGTGGCCACCTTCCAGTCCCTGTACCTCGGCACGTGCGACGCGCTCCTCCCGGTGATGCGTGGCCGCTTCCCGGAGCTCAGGATGAACCGCTCGCACTGCCGGGAGATGAGCTGGGCCGAGTCCGTGCTCTACATCTACGTGGGCAGCGGCAAGCCCGTCCCCGTGACGGACCTGCTGAACCGGACCACCCTCATGGACACATCCAACAAGGCGACGTCCGACTACGTCCGGCAGCCCATCGGCAGGGACGTGTGGGCGGAGATCTTCACCTGGCTCGACAGGCCTAACTCGGGGCTCATGATCCTGGACCCCTACGGCGGCGAAATCAGCGCCGTGCCGGAGGCGGCGACGCCTTTCCcgcaccgcggcggcgtgctGTACAACATCCAGTACATGAACTTCTGGGCCGCCGGCAACGACGGGGAGCCGAACGTGAGGTGGATCAGGGACTTCTACGCGTTCATGGCGCCGCACGTGAGCAAGAACCCGAGGGAGGCCTACTTCAACTACAGGGACCTCGACCTGGGGAGGAACGTCGTCGTGGGAAACGTCAGCAGCTACGAGGCCGGCAAGGTCTGGGGCGAGAAGTACTTCAAGGGAAACTACAAGAGGCTCGCTCTGGCCAAGGGCAAGATCGACCCTGACGACTACTTCAGGAACGAGCAGAGCATCCCGCCTCTTGCGAAGAACAAGTAAGCTGAAATTGTCACTGATCTAGATGTAAGCTGAAATTGCTTCGCAGTTTACTGCATCGCATTGTATCTGTCTGTCGACGCTTCAAATCCCTTTTGAGACTGTTTGTACAATTGTACTACGACctcttgtttgtgcttcaaacCTCGCATGAGCACTGATGTAATACATTTTGACAGAACACGCCCTAGGACACTTTCTTAATAAGGACAAGATTACATACACATACACGATCAGGAAAACCTGAACCAGAAAGAGTACAATAGGAACAGATACCGCGAgaagtagaaaaaaaaataaataacacATACTTAACTTTGTTTTTAGATAATGCAAAGAGTATCCAGCTTCAACCCCCTCGTCGAGGGTGTGGGACGGAAAATGGCAACCAGAAGGGGGCAAATGGGAGCCTTCAAAAATTCTCTTCAAAAAGCTGACTCTAATTCACAGCCTAAAACACTTCTCTTCTAATCGCCAATATAACTTGAGTCAACTGGTGACATGTTTATCCTAGTAACGATTAGGAATCCTGAACACAAGGCGGAAGCAACACGGAAAGCACAGCGAAGAAAGATTTACACCAAAAAGGAAGCTAAACTACCTATAAAGCACCCTAACTAAGCATGGACAAATTAACTTGAAAAGGTAAGAACAAAAGCTAATTAAAACTAGCTACCTAACCATGCAACGAATTCATAAAGACTAGACTAGAAACAACCCGCGGCAACGGGCCTTTGCTAAGCTAGCGTGAATACCGTATGTGCGCCCACGTACATATCGGTCGATGGTAATGATTTCATTAAAATTTGGCTTGTTAGAAAATACCGAGAAAGAACTATTCGTTAATCATGCAGGTTCGTAAGGATCAGCTGCTTACCATGGACAATTGGCTGGCTTTGCAGTTTTTCAGGTGAGAATGTGTTTTTTTCGCGActgtgcctgagcacgtttttcattacaAAGAAAACAGTTACAGACACAATCTTGATGCGGTCAAATAGAGATTGACCAACATAAGAGCACAAAGGactaaaaatagagaaacatTGAAAAAACGCACACACAAGCGAGAATAAACAACGACAACACAGACAGCAGCAAGAAACACGGCGAGGGCAACACGCTCAACCCACAGACCAAAGAAAACCACACCACTGCTATGACCGAACCTACAAAAAGAAACACAATACACTATGGTTGCACAATCTCTATCGCAGCACCAAGATCCCcagcggcaaagcatccaccaagGTGAAGAAGAACcatggcggcaaagcatccgcccaaACCAAGAGAGGTGGCAAAGCATACACCAGAAGACACGACCAAATCAAACTTCaacggcaaagcatccgtccAAACAAAGTAGAAATAGCAAAGCATCCACCTAAACAAACTTCAACCAGCAGGgcagcaaagcatccgccagactGAAGCGATCTGAGCAACCAAAAGTGATGGCGAGGAAGATGAAGCGAAGGTAGGATCGGAAGATCAGGTGAAAGTGGCAACCTCCACGACGCTTGAACAAGGTGGGTAGGGTAGGCACCCCATAGCCCCAAAGCCGGCAGAGAACTGACAGCAAAGGCTCCAGGGAAGAAGTGACGCCACTGGCGCCACCGTTGCCAGACCAGAAGGTCAAGGCTTTAACCCAGAAAACTTGCCGGAGAGGAGGGAATAAGGGGGACGGATGACGCCTTCAACAAGGTGCGAATGTGTAATCCGATCTTCGGTTTCTTGCAAAGGTTTGTGATGAAAGATCTAGATTGATAAGCCTAGGACATGCCTTCATCATTAGATTTTTCGAGGAAATAGCAAGGCAATATAGAATTAAGTATGGAGATTTGGGGGTTTTTACTATTGACCTTGTTATTGCAATTATTTCAGTTTGAAACAGGACCCGTACACAATTGAGAAAGTGATAGCACAACAAATTATCAATGGTTACTTATCAGGAACCTATTCGCTACATAAGAGGAAACCAAAGAGCATTTGAAATTTCTACAATAGCAGGATAGTATATTTGATATCTCTAGATCAAAATTATATTCCTGATGTATATGTTGCAGATTCATAGATTAGTTAGGAGTTATAGCACATTCAGTTTACGGTAGGATAGAAGATGCACACAGTAAAAGAGTAATTAGTGTGCGATAAATAGATACTAAGCTCCTGCTCAGCCTAGATCAACGATCCACCCATCGCCGTCTCAGCACGCCTTTATTCTTTCCTCTCGCGAAAGAAAGGAGccgaggggcgccgccgccgccgccaccgtttgCGGCCCCCGTTCCCTCGCCTCTGGCCTCGCTGCTGGTGGTGACGAGGAGTGGGGCCCGTCTCTTCAACAGATCGCCTGTCTTTGTAGGGTCTTAGTCGAGTCCACCTAGGTATAGGGTTTGCTCGCCGTCGATATTTGATGGTGGAGTTAGATTTTGCTGGAGGAGTGTGGCTCCTCTGCGGCTTGCTTTTCCTGGCGACGCCGGAGATGCAGAAGCGACGGCAGCGCAGCGGAATAATTTCTCTCAGCCTCTTCCGTTCTCCGATGGCGATCTACTCCGACGTCAACGGAGAGGCTGGGGAGACCTGTCCAGGAGTCAAGGGCCGGCGCATCGTCGTCTTCTTCAAGTGATGATGTTGTTGACCCTGTTAATCTCAAGGAAGATGATCTTTGGTAAAAATCTGAGCTTTGCTTGGGTTGCCGGCGGTGGAATCGAAGGATGCGTCGTGGGTACGGGAGTTGGCCGATGCGCCTGTGAGGCAGTGTACTCGGCTGATTCGCCTAGAAGTAAGCCCTCATCTGCGGCCTTCACCTTGTGGAGATTGGCTCTGGTGCCTGACGACGATTGGGAagcggcttcggcggcggtgACGAACGGATCTCTGAAGGCttcgaggaagatgaacaggagctttggacttctttgtaattttccttttatTTGGGGTCTTGTTTGTGAAAGGACCGGTGTAATGCGCTAAGGTCAATACATTTTCCTTCTAAATAAAACTCCTGCTCAGCCTATTATATGCTAAGTCCATATGTAGTGAGCATGATCCACTGTTGTTCTAACTGCTTGGTAGTAATCTAGTCAACTGCAAAGTTCTGAAGTAGGCAAAAGGTTTATATGAGCAAAAGCCTATCTTGATAGTTCAGTTAAAAATAATTTTGTGTGTGTAATAATGAGCCTATTTGGCCGGAATTAATAGGATGGGTTGGAGCAGATTCTGCCTGGACCCCAGCTCTAGCCGAGCGGCGGGATAGCCCATCCACTTGCCACGCCCCCTCTCCCCATCTCGCAgcgcccctagccgccaccgTGGCTGGCGCTTGCTACGGATGGCTGGCTGGCTGCGTACATCCACTCCGGCCAATTAATTCCAGCCGAACAGGCTcaatgtatttttaggattcCTCATAACCTGGAGAAAATAGGTAAAACAATGTTCAATATAAGTGACTTTAGCATTTATTTTCTTCTATAACTTGTTTTATTTCACGGTTAAATACGTTCAGGTTGGTAATTTCAGATTGGAGAGTGGTACATAGTAAAGCTACATGACAAGATTTGGAATTTTAAGATCTGTCATTGCTTTTCTACAAATTTGCTTGGAAACTTACTTGAATGCACAAGTGTTAACATGCATCAACAACTAGCAAAAGAGAGGATTGGCGGATTGGGTAGTGCCCAGTTGCTTTTGCTTAGGCGTTGCTTCTTAGAGCAGCATACGGAATGCCTGCAAAGAGGAAAGGCATCAAAACAATAGTGTTCATGTTAGTAATTCCAAGAGCTCGATAGTTAAGATCTGTTCTCAGAAATTTGATCGAGCACTTGGTGAGCAGCTACTATCAGAATGGTGACGCCCCAAGCCTTGCCTCAATCGCTACTATCCTAAGGGCCCTCGGGTCTCTGtcagcgctgcgccgccgccgtagctgcTTCACGCCTTAATTCTCCGGCACCATGGCGGTATACTGAAACACGGAGAGAAGCAGAACTATCTCCTGGTAGCCATGCCGGAGGTCGCGCTGGCTAGAGCTCCTCCGTGTGTGAGCGCAACAAATCAGGAAACCACTGCAGGCGCTGCACGGGCTACCGTTTATCGTGCTCCGCACGTCGTGCCCTTGCCACATTCCTTCCTGCTCACAGCCGCTGGAAAGAGAGTGCCAGCTGTGAACGACGAGGCGAGCCACTCGCCTGCAGCCCTGCACCGTCGTCCAGCATTTATCCTGCTCCTCGCGTCGTGCCCTTACCGCATGACTCTTCTCCTCACAGCCGCTGCTGCTGTGCTACATGGTGCCACCAGAAAAAGGAGGGCCGGTGGGGAACCGGGAACAACGGACGAGCCGCTTGCATGCACGGTCGCGCCACCGCTGGGAACGACGAGACGAGTCGCTCcactcgccctcgccctcgccctcgccctcgcctgaCTGGTCGCGAAACGTTGCGAGAGTGCTTGAATGGAGATTGTGGAGCAATGGCTGTACAAACGGATGGAGGCATCTGGAGGGTGGGGTTGGTGAGACGGGCGGCTGAtgtttgcattgcatgttgcagtTCTAAACTCCATCCGATTTGACTCCGATGGCAGAACAAAAATTTGATGACGTGATCCAATAAGAACTCGAAGGAATAACCCAGCTACTACTTAACAAATTAAAACAAAAGAGCAATGAATAAAATAGCTAGAGCAAGGACTAAAAAAACAAACATATGGCTTGAATGGGCTGCTACCCCGCAGCTAGGGCTGCCCTTGCCGCGCCTGACTTGGGCCTGCGTCGCCTAGAGCCAGCCCACAGGCTGCTGCCCCGCCTGGGCCTTGTGCCTACGCCTGGGAGCTGGGTCGCGGGTGCTCCCACGCGCTTGGGCTGAGCACGCTGGGCCGCCGCTTGGTAGCGCTAGGCGGAGCCAGCCGATGGAGCCACCGTTGTCGGTTCTACTTGACACAGGTGTCAGTTCCTTTGGTGAATAGTGCAAAATAGTAACTTACTACCGCTTTTGTAGCCCACTGTCGGTGTCAGCTGACATCGATGGGTACACGTAGGGATGGGCAgattacccgaaacccgaagtctgaacccgaaaaacccaaacccgtacccgaaaaacccgagcccgaacccgaaccctaatTCGGGTTCCAACTCAcagtacccgaaattattacgggtaattCGAGTTTCAAATCAcggtacccgaactacccggAAAACCTGAACAGCAGCCCAATCCAACTAATTTTCAATCAGCCCAGCCCACCTAGCCACCTTTCCTTGTCATCCAGCCCATCCAGCCCATCGTTCCCACATCTAAGTGCTAACCCTACCCCCAGCACCCCCAGTCACGCAGGCCTGGAGCAAGcatcgggcgccgccgcctgacCGCGGTCCTCACGACCTAGCCCCCCGACCGGCCGAAGCCCCACCCAAACTCGCATTCCCGCCGGCCACCAATGCAGTCGAGACGGtcgcccgccaccgccgaagTCCTCGCCCGTCTCCACTCGCCTCCGTGCCCCTGCCCCCCCCTCCGACGCCCCGCCCCCAGCCCCGCCGGTGAAGTTAGCGCTGCTGCGCCGTGGATGCCCCGCCATCGCCAGTCTCCGCACCAGGCCATCAGCGCCCCTGCCCCCGCTGCGCCACCGACGCCCCCGCCGGTCTCCGTGCTGCGCCGTCGACGCCCCTGCCCCCGCTAGTGAAGTCTTCGTTCTAGCCGATCGGGTAGTTCGAGgttacccgaacccgaattttcgggtacccgaaatgtcgggttttCAATATTTCGGTCTATAATTTTCAAAATCCGAAATTTCcaaaacccgaaaaacccaacCCGAAATTTTTGGGTTACCCGAATGCGCACCCCGCCCCTCCGGTTCCTTGAGCTGTGCTGTGTGCGCCAGAAATTGGGCTGCTCCGCTGGCTCCAAGCTGGGCCACACGCGTCGCGCAGTCTGCAAGAACAGAGAAGAGGGAAGAAAAAGCAAGagccaaaaacaaaaatttcaaACTGAAATAATTGCCTCAAAACTTAACAAACTCAAATGAATTTTCAGCCAAAGAAGCGCAACCACACGGCCTAACAGATCTAGGAAAAGATCACAAAAAGATCCATTAACCATCACGAATCGGAAGAAAAACCAAATCACACGAAAAATCTGTGAGGGATTTGATTGGGGATCACACAAAAAAAATGCTCACAAGGATCCtagcaacccccccccccccccaacaacATTTTATGAGATTTGGAGCTAAACGTGGAGAATGAAAATTCAACCCAAATCCACCTGaaaatgaaaagaaagaaaaacactcGGGAATGAAAAATCACATAGTAAGAATACGAATCTTCAAGCTTGAAGGACatgaggaggttagggcctctaTTCCCAACAAAATCACCACAAACTCTAATCCAAAAGTAGAAAACTagagagaaaaataaaataggGATAGAGAGATGCCCTTCAACTAGCCATGACTTATTTATATAAGGTCCTCGGCAAAAGACATAAATACCCCTACGCGAATAACTACGATGCACGCCCGCAGGGGCAAAACGGTCCAACTTTTTGTAGAAGCATCGAAGGGACACGCCTCCTTCACGACTTTGCTTCGCCTTGATAAAAGCTTCCCAATGGCGTCATGTGTCCTCTGCCTCCACAGTCCACCCGTACTAGATGTGCCCCtagttttgaggcccaaacagGGAAACCTGCTTGCACGGTGGTTTTGAGGTCCAAACCACCCAAACTGTCCATCTCGCTTGGTAGCCACGCGACCTTCTCGATGTCAACATGTATCCAGTTTCCGCCAAGCCTCTGATACCTCCGTCCCGCTTAACTTGACCGACGATGTCTTCATCCGTCCATGTACTCTTGCTCTTCAGTGCACCACGTGGATCATCTGTGACTCCGTCTGGACTCCTTGGATCCCTCAGCCCACGCCTACTTGCGTTCCAATTTCACCGTCCTTGGTTCATCGGCACGAACCTTTCTCTTGACCTTCACCGCATTCGTCAGCCGCCACATCACATCCTGCAACTACACATCATGAGCCAAGAGATGTCAAATTCACACAATGTTGTCAATCACTCATTATCCAGGGTTGACCACCATTGGTCCACAAAGGGAGAATCATACCACACATTATTACACGTCCGTCAATTATTATGTCCAGAGGATTAAAGCATCTATAAGACCAGATAGTAGCTAGGTAGTTCGCCTCGGCAATGTCAGTAGACTTGGACATTTTCTTTAGATTTCTTCTAGATACCTTTACATCCCTACATATGTACATCCATCTCCCTGGAAGAAAAGGAGTCCATCCGGCACTCGGCGCGTCCTTGCAGGCCGCGTGGCTTCCGCACCTCGCTGGCGGCCATAGGTACGTGGCATTGATCCTACGCACTGCCAATAGAGGTGTACACAGGCAGGACTACGAGAGGCCTTCGCGTCGTCCTTGCCCGCAGACGAAATCATCTCCACCTAGTTCGCCTCACTAGGTGGCAGCTCTCGCATGCTGGCTCCACGCAGTACGCCATGGAGCTCATagtccttcgcctccagcgatGTCGCGGGTCTTCTCCAATCTCCGTGGTGCTCCAGCTCATTCCTCGAGCCGTCCCCCGCTGCCTACCAACCTccactgtcagacccggggcagcgggactgcttataggcatagaatgttctagagaaagggatagctcatggatgtaccttacctttcttgtaactacccgaataggcgtaggactagctgcagtacaaagaaaactacccgatcgtgctgtagtaggactccaactgtactcagctaggactttctatgtaaacctgtccccccagatatataagggtgggcaggtaccccctcaaaacacatcaacacctaaggcaatacaagccaccacacaggacgtagggtattacgcaactcgcggcccgaaccagtctaaatctttgtgttccttgcaccgtcgagttccagagccgtcgctccctacctacaaaccctactgctaaggacatccctgagcaggcttggtggtaaacaccgacagctggcgtgccaggtaggggattcagcgagttcatcggcgagtttgATGGCCACCtttgctttcagcaccatggcgcCCACTCAAGGTGCCACCTTTgtcttcggctcgtgggtctgcgtcgccaacgGTTCGGGCGGCTTcgacagccacctaaccaactcacCTGCACTGAAGATTATCAGgtcggaagactccaacaaaCTTGCCGAATTTGACAATCACGGCATCaagttgcttcccgacctcgccaaggagatcgaggcaAAACTCGAAGATAACTCGAGTTTTACTCAGACTCAGACTAaccccaaaccgaaaccaactCGGGCTGGGACTCTTCTTGCTCGACCCATCTTCGGTCTGTGCAATTCATCATCTACTTACAGACAGATGAtcagatccatctatgaaaatagcttggatcatctACTCCACGTCGAAAACCACTCcgtcaccgctagccgggaggcacccgttttcgaaGTATACctagatccagtcgagtcacctcaagacagcctgaatttcatcaccaatgtgctagcaaagatgcaactcaaatcttgccaaAGCCATGCCCTCGCGGAACTACTCGACGACCTTCAGGAAGTTGCCAGTATTGATGACCTTCCGTTCCAACACGGTACTCCCCTCACAACCGAGAAGGAAACTGGGTTCGGAGAGACCGTCCTAGCTGATTATGactcagacctggaaagcttctctcccGAACGTTTGGTTCCAGTGATCATCCAACAACCTGAAGCTAGTCAGCATaatccaaacgaagccttggattAGATTTCAGCAGACAATCTGACCTAAGACGTTccacaagatgaagatgaagctactcgcaCAGCCCGCAGGGCAAGAAATCGACGTAAAGAGGAGCGCAAGGTTCATGCGGCCGAACGTGCTCGTCTTTCTccgcgcaacctcaacaacgaattcaacaatgtcGCAGACCCTGTCTTCAGAACACTAATTGccgcgatgacagaagcaaccctgcgactcatgcagatgcctcAAAACTCGGAGATGGAGCGTGTCATACACCTTGCCAAGAACATAGTTGAACAACTTGAGAGACAAAACCCATTGTCCTCACTCCATGGCACACGGTCGAGGGCCACcgcaacagtcatacctcaagcaagtcGCACTCCTGGAGGCCATCATCGCCAACAACAGTTGGAGCAGCAAAAtcaaagaaaccaagaggatcaggaagttGCAAGTAACCATCGAcccagggttggccaaccaccagcaaaccaagctcctgggTCTCAGCCaaatcgcaacaac
Proteins encoded:
- the LOC120670366 gene encoding berberine bridge enzyme-like Cyn d 4, which codes for MAVLRLRALVLAVCLVCFYAPAPSWAAAGDFLRCLSASVPSQLLFTPGSPSFSSVLVSSIRNPKFLTPGTVRPLCIVTPINASHVQAAVLCGRRHGVRVRVRSGGHDYEGLSFRSVQPEAFAVVDLANLRSVRVNRASATAWVDSGATVGELYHAVAKASGDRLAFPAGLCPTIGIGGHFSGGGFGLLQRKYGIAVDHVIDAVLVDAQGRFLDKKAMGREVFWAIRGGGGESFGIVLSWRVRLVPVPPKVTTFIVPVSVNDGAVDVLTKWQEIGPALPDDLFIRVVVTNGVATFQSLYLGTCDALLPVMRGRFPELRMNRSHCREMSWAESVLYIYVGSGKPVPVTDLLNRTTLMDTSNKATSDYVRQPIGRDVWAEIFTWLDRPNSGLMILDPYGGEISAVPEAATPFPHRGGVLYNIQYMNFWAAGNDGEPNVRWIRDFYAFMAPHVSKNPREAYFNYRDLDLGRNVVVGNVSSYEAGKVWGEKYFKGNYKRLALAKGKIDPDDYFRNEQSIPPLAKNK